A genomic segment from Geitlerinema sp. PCC 7407 encodes:
- the radC gene encoding DNA repair protein RadC, translated as MTYCLRIADLPTTERPRERLMSHGAKSLATAELIAILLGTGQGPGKLSAVGLGQHLLQQLGNHQRDPLAVLRDIHIQELTQIHGIGPAKATTILAAIELGKRVFQARSLDREPIESPADAALYLSHDLMWQSQEHFAVLLLDIKNRPISTQVITIGTATETLAHPREIFREVIRQGASRVVVAHNHPSGSLTPSPEDISLTRQLLQGAQFLDIPLLDHLILAHGEFCSLRQTTSLWEECPQGA; from the coding sequence ATGACCTACTGCCTGCGCATTGCCGATCTGCCCACCACCGAGCGCCCCCGCGAACGCCTGATGAGCCACGGTGCCAAAAGCCTCGCCACCGCTGAGCTGATCGCCATTCTCTTGGGCACTGGCCAGGGTCCCGGCAAGCTGTCGGCGGTCGGCCTTGGGCAGCACCTGCTCCAGCAGCTCGGCAACCATCAGCGCGACCCGCTGGCCGTCCTGCGCGACATCCATATTCAGGAACTGACCCAGATTCACGGCATTGGTCCCGCCAAAGCAACCACGATCTTGGCCGCCATTGAGCTCGGCAAGCGAGTCTTTCAGGCGCGATCGCTCGATCGCGAACCCATCGAGAGCCCCGCCGACGCCGCCCTCTACCTCAGCCACGACCTGATGTGGCAGAGCCAAGAGCACTTTGCCGTGCTCCTACTCGACATCAAAAACCGTCCCATCAGCACCCAAGTCATTACCATCGGCACCGCCACGGAAACCCTGGCCCACCCCCGGGAAATCTTCCGAGAAGTCATCCGCCAAGGCGCTTCGCGGGTCGTCGTCGCCCACAACCACCCGTCGGGCAGCCTCACCCCCAGCCCCGAGGACATCAGCCTCACTCGCCAGCTCCTGCAAGGTGCCCAGTTCCTGGATATCCCCCTCCTCGATCACCTGATTTTGGCCCACGGCGAATTTTGCAGCCTGCGCCAAACCACCTCGCTGTGGGAAGAGTGCCCCCAGGGTGCCTGA
- a CDS encoding gamma-glutamylcyclotransferase: MKPSANLGSSSPLSGLSSAASSEAVLRVFVYGTLKPGESNYRRYCEGKVLAAVPAIARGQLFHLCLGYPGMSAGNEPVYGVVLSFGDRRILEELDRLEDYDPQREPADNEYQRCQIEVTDMAGRSLGTVWTYQMSPAKIRLFQGIHLPEGVWASDRVSAAPPQL; this comes from the coding sequence ATGAAACCCTCAGCGAATCTCGGATCAAGCAGTCCCCTGTCGGGGCTCTCTTCGGCCGCGTCTTCCGAGGCTGTGCTGCGCGTTTTTGTCTACGGCACGCTCAAACCAGGCGAGAGCAACTACCGCCGCTACTGCGAAGGCAAAGTCCTTGCAGCAGTCCCCGCGATCGCCCGCGGCCAGCTGTTTCATTTATGTCTGGGGTACCCCGGCATGAGCGCCGGGAATGAGCCTGTGTATGGGGTGGTGCTCAGCTTCGGCGATCGCCGCATCCTAGAAGAGCTCGATCGCCTCGAAGACTACGATCCGCAGCGCGAACCCGCAGACAACGAGTATCAGCGCTGCCAAATTGAAGTAACAGACATGGCAGGGCGATCCCTCGGGACGGTTTGGACCTATCAGATGTCCCCGGCCAAAATTCGCCTGTTTCAGGGCATTCATCTACCTGAGGGAGTCTGGGCAAGCGATCGCGTGAGCGCCGCACCGCCGCAGCTTTAG
- a CDS encoding L,D-transpeptidase → MLLSFATAAVLLVLQWQIQRSAESAASSAVFRQDSASEALILMAPAPDPKPSLGSWVTLPAWAKPWQSDRPPEATPAPPPVPQRNTKLVVDLSDRQVTVYRDGKVRDRYPIAIGQAGWETPSGTFHVTETFENPVWQHPITGENVTGPDNPLGSRWIGFWSDGHNQIGFHGTNEEALIGQAVSHGCVRMRNQDIEQMFREVEPGTPVVVQP, encoded by the coding sequence ATGCTGCTGAGCTTTGCGACGGCAGCGGTTTTGCTGGTTTTGCAGTGGCAAATTCAGCGATCGGCCGAGTCAGCAGCCAGTTCTGCTGTTTTTCGGCAGGATAGCGCTAGTGAGGCGTTGATTTTGATGGCACCGGCTCCTGACCCGAAGCCGTCTCTGGGGTCGTGGGTGACGCTGCCAGCGTGGGCCAAGCCATGGCAGAGCGATCGCCCCCCAGAAGCGACTCCGGCTCCCCCGCCGGTTCCCCAGCGCAACACCAAGCTAGTGGTGGACCTGAGCGATCGCCAGGTCACGGTGTACCGCGACGGAAAAGTGCGCGATCGCTACCCGATCGCCATCGGCCAAGCGGGCTGGGAAACCCCCAGCGGCACTTTTCATGTCACCGAAACCTTCGAGAATCCCGTCTGGCAGCATCCCATCACCGGCGAAAATGTCACCGGCCCCGACAATCCCCTGGGATCTCGCTGGATTGGCTTTTGGAGCGACGGCCACAACCAAATCGGCTTCCACGGCACCAATGAGGAGGCCTTGATCGGTCAGGCGGTGTCCCACGGGTGCGTCCGGATGCGCAATCAGGATATCGAGCAGATGTTTCGGGAAGTTGAGCCGGGAACGCCGGTTGTGGTCCAGCCCTAG
- a CDS encoding anti-sigma factor — MSSNFKSHHDHEGAAGDFGSHNGLGGNQPTGALNTMKRDRFELLSAYLDGEVSPAERRQVESWLATDPVVQKLYDRLLRLRQGMTTLPIPPSPQPVEETVQAVLARVDRRPRNLLFLGGTAIAALFIGAVSSVMPSDTPLLPQLARSNQPAQTAEPLMIALDHPVIEIPKAAVSTPDQQPESRDSRDWQSPIE, encoded by the coding sequence ATGAGTTCTAATTTCAAATCCCATCATGACCATGAGGGTGCTGCCGGTGATTTTGGCTCGCACAATGGTCTGGGTGGCAATCAGCCCACGGGTGCGTTGAATACTATGAAGCGCGATCGCTTTGAACTTTTGAGTGCCTATCTTGATGGCGAGGTCAGCCCGGCGGAGCGCCGCCAGGTTGAGTCTTGGCTGGCGACCGATCCTGTGGTGCAGAAGCTCTACGATCGTCTGCTGCGCCTGCGTCAGGGTATGACGACTTTGCCGATTCCACCTTCGCCTCAACCGGTGGAAGAGACGGTGCAAGCGGTGCTGGCACGAGTCGATCGTCGCCCGCGAAACTTGCTGTTCTTGGGTGGAACGGCGATCGCGGCGCTGTTTATCGGCGCTGTGTCATCGGTGATGCCGAGTGACACGCCGCTGCTGCCTCAGCTGGCGCGCTCGAACCAGCCTGCCCAAACGGCTGAGCCGCTGATGATTGCCCTCGACCATCCTGTAATCGAGATTCCGAAGGCCGCTGTCTCTACGCCGGATCAGCAGCCTGAGTCTCGCGATTCTCGCGACTGGCAGAGCCCCATAGAGTAG
- a CDS encoding sigma-70 family RNA polymerase sigma factor — MSHSLSVSWSAAEAAVPPVSVPPEKLSNYDLVLLCQAGLRPEKAAFAELLRRYQSHVDKVLYHLAPDWQDRADLAQEVWIRVYRNIKRLNEPVKFRGWLSRIATNLFYDELRKRKRNSTPISLDTPRLLEDGEMDWEIASDEPGPDEDLTTREFYDQLREAIADLPEVFRTTIVLREIEGMAYEEIAEITGVSLGTVKSRIARARQRLQMQLQTYLIGD, encoded by the coding sequence ATGAGTCACTCGCTTTCTGTATCCTGGTCAGCGGCTGAGGCTGCAGTTCCTCCAGTATCCGTGCCACCCGAGAAACTCTCTAACTACGACCTGGTTCTGCTTTGCCAGGCTGGCCTTCGCCCCGAGAAGGCAGCCTTCGCGGAGCTATTGCGCCGCTACCAGTCCCACGTCGACAAGGTTTTGTACCACTTGGCTCCGGACTGGCAAGACCGGGCTGACCTGGCTCAGGAAGTTTGGATTCGGGTCTATCGCAACATCAAGCGACTCAACGAACCCGTCAAGTTTCGGGGTTGGCTGAGCCGCATCGCGACCAATCTCTTTTACGACGAACTCCGCAAGCGCAAGCGCAACAGTACGCCGATTTCCCTCGATACGCCCCGCCTCCTCGAAGATGGCGAGATGGACTGGGAGATCGCGTCGGATGAGCCAGGGCCTGATGAGGACCTGACCACGCGGGAGTTCTACGATCAGCTCCGAGAGGCGATCGCGGATTTGCCCGAGGTCTTCCGCACAACGATCGTCCTTCGGGAAATCGAGGGTATGGCCTATGAGGAAATTGCGGAAATTACAGGTGTCTCCCTCGGCACTGTCAAATCCCGAATTGCCCGCGCTCGCCAGCGCCTGCAGATGCAGCTTCAGACCTATCTGATTGGGGATTAG
- a CDS encoding late competence development ComFB family protein yields MSIEKIVEQALQDGYLTPAMEAEVGRVCDTAAELSIEEYMALDRLMGALLTGEVVAVPRKQFINVMEELVLTEAIARVAEIEATSERTLDLGDIAAYALNRLPPLYATTEEGAAYQRQRAKEDLQELIAQRVSEAIAQNLNQPEFFPERQVINKGAGSDVLGQVSALLKAYAPGFEQPGGSSISF; encoded by the coding sequence ATGAGTATCGAAAAGATTGTTGAGCAAGCCCTCCAAGATGGCTACCTCACGCCGGCGATGGAAGCGGAGGTAGGGCGAGTGTGCGACACAGCGGCGGAGCTCTCGATTGAGGAATATATGGCGCTAGACCGCCTGATGGGAGCGCTGCTGACCGGCGAAGTGGTCGCGGTGCCCCGCAAGCAGTTCATTAATGTGATGGAAGAGCTAGTGCTGACGGAGGCGATCGCCCGCGTGGCCGAAATCGAAGCCACCAGCGAGCGCACCCTCGATCTTGGGGATATTGCGGCCTACGCCCTCAATCGGCTACCGCCCCTCTACGCCACCACGGAGGAAGGGGCCGCCTACCAGCGCCAGCGCGCCAAGGAAGATTTGCAGGAGCTGATCGCCCAGCGCGTGAGCGAGGCGATCGCCCAAAACCTCAACCAGCCCGAATTTTTCCCCGAGCGCCAGGTCATCAACAAAGGCGCTGGCAGCGATGTGCTCGGCCAGGTGAGCGCGCTGCTCAAGGCCTACGCGCCCGGATTTGAGCAGCCTGGCGGCAGCTCTATTAGCTTCTAA